One Maribacter cobaltidurans genomic window carries:
- a CDS encoding efflux RND transporter periplasmic adaptor subunit: protein MNKNIIYIAIAILVGLLGGWLIFGGSSEDSKSNKDASNMSDSQDHSADGEVQMWTCSMHPQIMQPEPGDCPICGMDLIPAESSADGLAMNEIKMTKNAMALAGIQTSIVGNQTTDDENMISLSGKVKMNEEENAVQASYFDGRIERLNVNYEGQEVRRGQLLATIYAPNLIAAQQELITAASLKESQPALYKAVRNKLKLWKLSEAQINSIEESGKVKENFPIYATVSGTVSEKMAAEGDYVKQGQPIVKVSNLNSVWAEFDAYENQISEFKKGQKIKVVTNAYTNKEFDATISFIDPVLNTQTRTVIVRANLKNSEGLLKPGMFVTGKIEAKANGTTSQFSIPASAVMWTGERSLVYVKTNPNEPVFEMREVTLGNRIGETFTVVSGLQDGDEIVTNGTFTVDAAAQLQGKKSMMSQDTADDEKPMSDMKMELSKNTQNIFQKSLKPYLKMKDAFVDSDAKNTSAFARETLEEIQLIRESELGTMEKSHVAKIKKMLGAISENDDIENQRSHFVILNQNMVPIVMNIDNIDSKVFIQKCPMANNNKGAFWISADTEIRNPYYGDAMLTCGSVIDTVQ from the coding sequence ATGAATAAGAATATCATTTACATCGCTATTGCAATCCTGGTCGGACTGCTCGGTGGATGGCTCATTTTTGGCGGGTCGTCGGAAGATTCAAAATCCAATAAGGATGCTTCAAATATGTCCGACAGTCAAGACCATTCAGCAGATGGGGAAGTCCAGATGTGGACATGCTCGATGCACCCACAGATTATGCAGCCCGAACCGGGCGATTGCCCAATTTGCGGGATGGATTTGATTCCAGCGGAATCAAGTGCCGATGGCCTGGCAATGAACGAGATCAAAATGACCAAAAATGCGATGGCATTGGCGGGCATCCAGACATCCATCGTGGGCAATCAGACGACAGATGACGAAAATATGATTTCCCTTTCGGGAAAAGTCAAGATGAACGAGGAAGAAAATGCGGTCCAGGCCAGTTATTTTGATGGCAGAATCGAACGGTTAAACGTAAATTATGAGGGTCAGGAAGTCAGAAGAGGACAATTGCTTGCCACCATCTACGCACCTAATCTAATTGCCGCACAGCAGGAATTGATTACCGCAGCTTCACTTAAAGAATCACAACCGGCGTTATACAAGGCGGTTCGTAACAAATTGAAACTTTGGAAACTCTCGGAAGCCCAAATCAACAGTATAGAGGAATCCGGAAAGGTCAAAGAGAACTTTCCGATTTATGCGACGGTATCAGGTACGGTCTCCGAAAAGATGGCTGCCGAAGGCGACTACGTAAAACAGGGGCAGCCTATTGTAAAAGTTAGTAATCTAAATTCGGTATGGGCCGAATTCGATGCCTATGAAAATCAGATATCCGAATTCAAGAAAGGACAAAAAATTAAGGTCGTTACCAATGCTTATACCAATAAGGAATTTGATGCGACAATTTCGTTTATTGACCCCGTTCTAAATACCCAGACCCGTACTGTTATCGTTCGTGCAAACCTAAAAAACAGTGAAGGGTTGCTAAAGCCTGGAATGTTTGTTACAGGAAAAATTGAAGCTAAAGCTAATGGAACAACATCACAATTCAGCATTCCGGCAAGCGCCGTAATGTGGACGGGCGAAAGGTCTTTGGTCTATGTAAAGACGAATCCCAACGAACCCGTTTTTGAAATGCGGGAAGTTACGCTCGGCAATCGAATCGGCGAGACGTTTACGGTCGTTTCCGGATTGCAGGATGGCGACGAAATAGTAACCAATGGAACGTTCACGGTAGATGCGGCCGCACAGCTACAGGGCAAGAAATCGATGATGAGCCAAGATACAGCCGATGACGAGAAACCTATGTCAGATATGAAAATGGAACTTTCCAAAAACACTCAAAATATTTTTCAAAAAAGCTTAAAACCGTATTTGAAAATGAAGGACGCTTTTGTTGACAGTGACGCAAAAAACACTTCTGCTTTCGCAAGAGAAACACTGGAAGAAATCCAGCTTATTCGGGAATCGGAATTGGGGACTATGGAAAAATCCCACGTTGCTAAAATCAAAAAGATGTTGGGGGCCATTTCCGAGAACGATGATATTGAGAACCAACGTAGCCACTTTGTGATATTAAATCAGAATATGGTTCCCATTGTAATGAATATTGATAATATAGACTCAAAAGTCTTCATCCAAAAATGCCCAATGGCAAATAATAACAAGGGTGCATTTTGGATAAGTGCAGATACCGAAATACGAAATCCTTATTACGGGGATGCTATGCTTACTTGCGGAAGTGTGATTGATACGGTACAGTAA